From the genome of Corallococcus macrosporus DSM 14697:
AAGGCCGCCGGCTACGACGTCACCGGCAGCGACGAGAACGTCTACCCGCCCATGAGCGACATGCTCCGGACCTGGGGCATCCCCGCCTCCACGCCGTACCGTCCGGAGAACCTGGACGCGGCGAAGCCAGACCTGGTCATCATCGGCAACGTCATCCGCCGCGTGAATCCCGAGGCCACCGCCGTGCGCGAGCGGGGCCTCAAGCAGATGAGCTTTCCCGCCGCGCTGGGCTCGCTCTTCCTGGACCGCTCGCACTCCGTCGTCGTGGCCGGCACGCACGGGAAGACCACGACGTCCTCGCTCATGGCCCACGTGCTGGTGGCCGCGGGCAAGGACCCGTCCTTCCTGGTGGGCGGCGTCACGCAGAACTACGCGGGCAACTACCGCGTCGGGAAGGGCCCGCACTTCGTCGTCGAGGGCGACGAGTACGACACCGCGTACTGGGACAAGGGCTCCAAGTTCCTCCACTACCGGCCGCGCACCGCCATCCTCACCAGCGTGGAGTTCGACCACGCGGACATCTTCCGGGACTTGCCGCACTACGAGGCCACGTTCGACAAGTTCGTCCGGCTGATTCCCCAGGACGGGCAGCTCGTCGTCTGCGCCGCGTACCCCAACGCGGTGAAGCTGGCGCGCGAGGGCTGCCCGGGGCGCGTGGCGACGTACGTGGCGAAGGAGGGCGCGGACGCGGACTACACGCCGCGGAACCTGTCCTTTGGCCCCGAAGGCGCCCGCTTCGACGTGGTGGCCCACGGCAAGCCCCTGGGCACGGTGCAGCTCCCCATGGGCGGCGCGCACAACGTGGAGAACGCGCTGGCCGTCATCGCCGCGGCGCTGGGCCTGGGGCTCAGCTTCGACGAAATCGCGCAGGGGCTGGCCTCCTTCAGCGGCGTGAAGCGCCGGCAGGAGCTTCGCGGCGAGCCCGACGGCGTCATGGTGATTGACGACTTCGCGCACCACCCGACGGCGGTGCGGGAGACCATCGCGGCCATCCACCACCGCTACCCGCAGCGGCGCCTGTGGGCCGTCTTCGAGCCGCGCTCCAACACCAGCCGCCGCAACATCCACCAGGAGGACTACGCCCACGCCTTCCCCGGCGCGGCCCGCGCCAGCCTCAAGGTGCCCGAGCGCCACGACAAGGTCCCCGTGGGCGAGGAGCTGGACGTGCGCAAGCTCGTCGCCGACCTCCAGGCCCAGGGCATCCCCGCCGAGGGCGCCACGGAGGTGCAGGCCCTGGTGGACCTGGTGGCCCAGGAGTCCCGCCCCGGTGACGTGCTGCTGGTGATGAGCAACGGAGCCTTCGGCGGCTTCATCGACAAGGTGCTCGCGGCCCTCTCGGCTCGCGCGCAGAAGGGAGCCTGACATGCCGCGCCTGCCAATCGCCGTCGTCGCTGGAGCGCTCGCGCTGTCCGGCTGCGCCAGCCACCCGCCCATGCCGTCCACCGTGGCGGATGGGCAGGGGGCTTCGCAGCGCGGCGGGCTCAAGGGCTCGGAGGCGCTGGACTTCCAGGTGAAGCGCTACCCGGGCGGCGAGCCGTATGACCTCGCCTCGGACCGGGGGAGCGTGGTGGTGCTCGACGTGTGGGC
Proteins encoded in this window:
- the mpl gene encoding UDP-N-acetylmuramate:L-alanyl-gamma-D-glutamyl-meso-diaminopimelate ligase, whose amino-acid sequence is MADDNGNVLDTLEPGSVRRIHLVGVAGTGMGSFAGMLKAAGYDVTGSDENVYPPMSDMLRTWGIPASTPYRPENLDAAKPDLVIIGNVIRRVNPEATAVRERGLKQMSFPAALGSLFLDRSHSVVVAGTHGKTTTSSLMAHVLVAAGKDPSFLVGGVTQNYAGNYRVGKGPHFVVEGDEYDTAYWDKGSKFLHYRPRTAILTSVEFDHADIFRDLPHYEATFDKFVRLIPQDGQLVVCAAYPNAVKLAREGCPGRVATYVAKEGADADYTPRNLSFGPEGARFDVVAHGKPLGTVQLPMGGAHNVENALAVIAAALGLGLSFDEIAQGLASFSGVKRRQELRGEPDGVMVIDDFAHHPTAVRETIAAIHHRYPQRRLWAVFEPRSNTSRRNIHQEDYAHAFPGAARASLKVPERHDKVPVGEELDVRKLVADLQAQGIPAEGATEVQALVDLVAQESRPGDVLLVMSNGAFGGFIDKVLAALSARAQKGA